The following are encoded together in the Penicillium digitatum chromosome 3, complete sequence genome:
- a CDS encoding long-chain-fatty-acid--CoA ligase 1 has product MSLWSSYRGLTPKTRALFGIGVMAWAGIGLWTTPQVENALGMQPSKEEQDALDRKLAVRVSRVGGEGVETSNTRVN; this is encoded by the exons ATGTCCCTCTGGAG CTCCTACCGTGGCCTCACCCCCAAAACCCGGGCCCTGTTCGGTATCGGCGTCATGGCCTGGGCAGGCATCGGACTCTGGACCACGCCCCAAGTAGAAAACGCTTTGGGCATGCAGCCCTCGAAGGAAGAGCAGGATGCACTGGATCGGAAGTTGGCGGTGCGTGTGTCGCGTGTCGGAGGAGAGGGCGTCGAGACATCGAATACCCGGGTCAACTGA